One window from the genome of Chroococcidiopsis sp. TS-821 encodes:
- a CDS encoding DUF3110 domain-containing protein, with amino-acid sequence MITPMRVFVLLFNARTENEGIHTIRVGDRNRVLMFEAEDDATRFALMLEAQDFPTPTIEAMDAEEIKDFCESADYDWELIPEGGLALPPEHNVEETDWQLETQSEESNLDLDDIRRKLEGLL; translated from the coding sequence ATGATTACTCCCATGCGTGTTTTTGTTTTGTTATTTAATGCCCGCACTGAGAACGAAGGTATTCATACTATTCGCGTCGGCGATCGCAATCGCGTTTTGATGTTTGAAGCCGAAGATGATGCAACTCGCTTTGCGCTGATGCTAGAAGCCCAAGACTTTCCTACACCAACTATTGAAGCCATGGATGCTGAGGAAATCAAGGACTTTTGCGAAAGCGCCGATTATGATTGGGAACTGATTCCTGAAGGCGGGTTAGCGCTTCCTCCCGAACATAATGTCGAAGAGACTGATTGGCAGTTAGAGACTCAATCTGAAGAATCTAACCTAGACCTCGACGATATTCGGCGTAAGTTAGAAGGACTACTGTAA